From one Paractinoplanes brasiliensis genomic stretch:
- a CDS encoding glycoside hydrolase family 48 protein translates to MQVRFRTRPRVRRGLAVTGAAVLGAGAALVAGVPALAAPSCNVVYKVQSQWSGGFTGDIAITNTGDPMTSWRLEYDFPDASQRVTQGWSGVYSQSGQHVTVNNAAWNGNLGTNATVSTGFNGSFGSANPVPTAFSVNGVRCNGPATAAPTVEITSPAANTRFTAPASIPITAVPTAPSGGSISKVEFYHDGLLLNTDTAAPYTYTWSGVPAQTAAYQLQAIAYDATGNKSNTAAVPVFVDAATTPAIVSDATSVSVSPGKSATFKLALSKAPTANVTVAVARTSGATTVSATPASLTFTPSNWNTGQTVTVAATDAATIGATAAFSATASGHTAATVNATVVREGAADARFTQLYNDIKNPANGYFSPDGVPYHSIETLIDEAPDHGHETTSEAFSYWLWLEAEHGHVTGEWAPFNSAWATMEKYIIPAHADQPTNDKYDPSKPATYAAEYPLPSQYPSQLDNSVSVGTDPLANELKSAYGTSDIYGMHWLLDVDNTYGFGRCGDGTTRNVYINTFQRGPQESTFETVPQPSCDTFKHGGPNGYLDLFTKDSSYAKQWKYTNAPDADSRAVQAAYWAYTWATEQGKQSQLTAAVANAAKMGDYLRYSFYDKYFKQPGCTSTSCPAGTGKNASSNLMSWYYAWGGATDTSAGWAWRIGSSTSHFGYQNPMAAYILSNVSAFAPKSPTAKADWQASLNRQLEFYQWLQSSEGAIAGGATNSWNGSYQARPAGTPTFYGLAYVEAPVYEDPPSNRWFGMQTWSLERLAEYYYLTNDSKAKSVLDKWVPWALANSDITATDFSIPSDMEWTGAPATWNPSSPQPNTNLHVEVTSHGQDLGVAGSFAKLLTYYAAKSGSTTAKTAAKNLLDAIWTKKDSKGVSVTETRADYNRMDDKYDASTGQGIYIPPGWSGKMPNGDEIKPGVSFLDIRSFYKNDPDYPKVEAYLNGGPAPTFNYHRFWAQVDVATGYADFARLFPNG, encoded by the coding sequence GTGCAAGTGAGATTCCGAACCAGACCCCGCGTACGCCGCGGGCTGGCCGTCACCGGCGCCGCCGTCCTCGGCGCCGGCGCGGCCCTGGTGGCCGGCGTCCCGGCTCTCGCCGCCCCGAGCTGCAATGTGGTCTACAAGGTGCAGAGCCAGTGGAGCGGCGGGTTCACCGGCGACATCGCCATCACCAACACCGGCGACCCGATGACCAGCTGGAGGCTCGAGTACGACTTCCCCGACGCGTCGCAGCGGGTGACCCAGGGCTGGAGCGGCGTCTACTCGCAGAGCGGGCAGCACGTCACCGTCAACAACGCGGCCTGGAACGGCAACCTGGGCACGAACGCGACGGTCAGCACGGGCTTCAACGGCTCGTTCGGCTCGGCCAACCCGGTGCCGACCGCGTTCTCGGTCAACGGCGTGCGCTGCAACGGCCCGGCCACCGCCGCACCCACGGTCGAGATCACCAGCCCAGCCGCGAACACCCGGTTCACCGCGCCCGCGTCGATCCCGATCACGGCGGTGCCCACCGCGCCGTCCGGCGGGTCGATCAGCAAGGTCGAGTTCTACCACGACGGGCTGCTGCTCAACACCGACACAGCCGCGCCGTACACGTACACCTGGTCCGGGGTTCCGGCCCAGACCGCGGCCTACCAGCTGCAGGCCATCGCGTACGACGCCACCGGCAACAAGAGCAACACCGCCGCCGTGCCGGTGTTCGTCGACGCGGCCACCACCCCGGCGATCGTCTCCGATGCCACCTCGGTGAGCGTGTCGCCCGGCAAGAGCGCGACTTTCAAGCTGGCTCTGTCGAAGGCTCCGACGGCCAATGTGACTGTGGCGGTCGCCCGCACCAGCGGCGCGACCACCGTCTCGGCCACCCCGGCGTCGCTGACCTTCACCCCGTCGAACTGGAACACCGGCCAGACCGTCACGGTCGCGGCCACCGACGCGGCGACGATCGGCGCGACGGCCGCCTTCTCGGCCACCGCGAGCGGGCACACGGCCGCGACCGTCAACGCGACCGTCGTCCGGGAGGGCGCCGCCGACGCCCGGTTCACCCAGCTCTACAACGACATCAAGAACCCGGCCAACGGCTACTTCAGCCCGGACGGCGTGCCGTACCACTCGATCGAGACGCTGATCGACGAGGCGCCCGACCACGGCCACGAAACCACCTCCGAGGCGTTCAGCTACTGGCTGTGGCTCGAGGCGGAGCACGGGCACGTAACCGGTGAATGGGCGCCGTTCAACAGCGCCTGGGCGACGATGGAGAAGTACATCATCCCGGCGCACGCCGACCAGCCGACCAACGACAAGTACGACCCGTCGAAGCCGGCGACGTACGCGGCGGAGTACCCGCTGCCGTCGCAGTACCCGTCGCAGCTCGACAACAGCGTCTCGGTGGGAACCGACCCGCTGGCCAACGAGCTGAAGAGCGCGTACGGCACGTCGGACATCTACGGCATGCACTGGCTGCTCGACGTCGACAACACGTACGGCTTCGGCCGCTGCGGCGACGGCACCACGCGCAACGTCTACATCAACACGTTCCAGCGCGGCCCGCAGGAGTCGACGTTCGAGACCGTGCCGCAGCCCTCCTGCGACACGTTCAAGCACGGCGGCCCCAACGGCTACCTCGACCTGTTCACCAAGGACTCCAGCTACGCCAAGCAGTGGAAGTACACCAACGCCCCGGACGCGGACTCGCGCGCGGTGCAGGCGGCGTACTGGGCGTACACCTGGGCGACCGAGCAGGGCAAGCAGTCGCAGCTGACCGCGGCCGTGGCCAACGCCGCCAAGATGGGCGACTACCTGCGGTACTCGTTCTACGACAAGTACTTCAAGCAGCCCGGCTGCACGTCGACCTCGTGCCCGGCCGGCACCGGCAAGAACGCCTCCAGCAACCTGATGTCCTGGTACTACGCCTGGGGTGGCGCGACCGACACCAGCGCCGGATGGGCGTGGCGGATCGGCTCGAGCACCAGCCACTTCGGCTACCAGAACCCGATGGCCGCCTACATCCTGTCCAACGTCAGCGCCTTCGCCCCGAAGTCGCCGACGGCCAAGGCGGACTGGCAGGCCAGCCTGAACCGGCAGCTCGAGTTCTACCAGTGGCTGCAGTCGTCCGAGGGCGCGATCGCCGGCGGCGCGACGAACAGCTGGAACGGCAGCTACCAGGCCCGCCCGGCCGGCACGCCGACCTTCTACGGGCTGGCGTACGTGGAGGCCCCGGTCTACGAGGACCCGCCGTCGAACCGCTGGTTCGGCATGCAGACCTGGTCGCTGGAGCGTCTGGCCGAGTACTACTACCTGACCAACGACAGCAAGGCCAAGTCCGTGCTGGACAAGTGGGTGCCGTGGGCGCTGGCGAACAGCGACATCACCGCCACCGACTTCAGCATCCCGTCGGACATGGAGTGGACCGGCGCGCCGGCCACCTGGAACCCGTCCAGCCCGCAGCCGAACACCAACCTGCACGTCGAAGTGACCAGCCACGGCCAGGACCTCGGCGTCGCGGGCTCGTTCGCCAAGCTGCTGACCTACTACGCGGCCAAGTCCGGCAGCACCACGGCCAAGACCGCGGCCAAGAACCTGCTCGACGCGATCTGGACCAAGAAGGACTCGAAGGGCGTCTCGGTCACCGAGACCCGGGCCGACTACAACCGCATGGACGACAAGTACGACGCGTCCACCGGCCAGGGCATCTACATCCCGCCGGGCTGGAGCGGCAAGATGCCGAACGGCGACGAGATCAAGCCGGGTGTGTCCTTCCTGGACATTCGCTCCTTCTACAAGAACGACCCGGACTACCCGAAGGTTGAGGCGTACCTCAACGGTGGGCCGGCGCCGACGTTCAACTACCACCGTTTCTGGGCGCAGGTCGACGTGGCCACCGGCTACGCGGACTTCGCCCGGTTGTTCCCCAACGGCTGA